A genomic stretch from Algoriphagus halophilus includes:
- a CDS encoding ABC-F family ATP-binding cassette domain-containing protein yields MISVDNLSLKFGKRTLFDEVSVKFTPGNCYGVIGANGAGKSTFLKILSGDIESTSGSVNITPGQRMAVLSQDHFKFDEVEVLKTVLMGHKKLFSIMEEKDAIYLKEDFSEEDGIRASELEAEFAEMDGWNAESDAASLLSGLGITEDLHYLPMNQLAGNQKVRVLLAQALFGNPDILILDEPTNDLDSDTIEWLENFLIDFKNLVIVVSHDRHFLDTVSTHIVDIDFSKIKIYSGNYTFWYESSQLALKQRSEQNKKAEEKRKELQSFIERFSANVAKSKQATSRKKMLEKLNVDEIQPSSRKYPGIIFKPEREAGDQIFMTENLELKSDGVTYFTDVNLMVDKGDKIAFISKTKQAVNKFFQTIMEEIPVQTGSFKWGVTINKAYLPNDNSEYFNSDLNLIDWLRQYSSNQEEAYVRTFLGRMLFTGEETLKKSSVLSGGEKVRCMISKMMLQNPNLLVMDEPTNHLDLESITAFNNAVVEFTGTVLMSSYDHAFVQSSANRIVEFTPNGTIDRRMPYDDYLNSEEIKAIREKMYGTS; encoded by the coding sequence ATGATTTCAGTAGATAACCTTTCTCTTAAATTTGGAAAAAGAACACTTTTTGATGAAGTAAGTGTCAAGTTTACCCCAGGTAATTGTTACGGGGTAATCGGTGCCAATGGTGCCGGAAAATCTACTTTTTTGAAAATTCTTTCCGGAGATATAGAAAGTACCAGTGGTTCCGTAAATATTACTCCTGGCCAACGAATGGCCGTATTAAGTCAGGATCACTTTAAATTCGATGAGGTAGAAGTCCTGAAGACCGTATTGATGGGCCATAAAAAGCTCTTTTCAATCATGGAAGAAAAGGATGCCATCTACCTGAAGGAAGACTTCTCTGAAGAAGATGGGATCAGAGCTTCTGAATTGGAAGCAGAATTTGCTGAAATGGATGGCTGGAATGCTGAATCCGATGCAGCTTCCCTCCTTTCTGGCCTTGGCATCACGGAGGACCTTCATTACCTTCCCATGAACCAACTGGCAGGGAATCAAAAAGTACGGGTGTTATTGGCCCAGGCACTTTTTGGTAATCCGGACATTCTGATTCTGGATGAACCTACCAACGACTTGGATTCAGATACCATCGAGTGGTTGGAGAACTTCTTGATTGATTTCAAAAACCTGGTCATTGTCGTTTCCCACGATAGACACTTCTTGGATACCGTTTCTACCCACATCGTAGATATTGATTTCTCCAAAATCAAGATTTATTCAGGTAACTATACCTTCTGGTATGAGTCTTCCCAGCTTGCATTGAAGCAACGATCTGAGCAAAACAAGAAGGCGGAAGAAAAGCGTAAAGAACTTCAGTCATTCATCGAGCGATTCTCTGCCAACGTGGCAAAGTCCAAGCAAGCGACCTCCAGGAAGAAAATGCTTGAAAAGCTGAATGTGGATGAGATCCAGCCTTCTTCCAGAAAATACCCTGGCATCATCTTCAAACCTGAAAGAGAAGCGGGTGACCAGATATTTATGACCGAAAACCTGGAATTGAAATCAGATGGAGTTACCTACTTCACGGATGTCAATCTGATGGTGGATAAAGGAGATAAAATCGCGTTCATCTCCAAAACCAAGCAGGCAGTCAATAAGTTTTTCCAGACGATCATGGAGGAAATCCCCGTGCAGACAGGGAGTTTCAAATGGGGAGTGACCATCAACAAAGCCTACTTACCGAATGACAACTCTGAGTATTTCAATTCTGACCTCAATCTGATCGATTGGTTAAGACAATATTCCTCTAATCAGGAGGAAGCGTATGTAAGAACTTTCTTGGGGAGAATGCTTTTCACAGGTGAGGAAACACTTAAAAAGTCTTCTGTACTTTCTGGTGGAGAAAAGGTACGCTGCATGATTTCCAAAATGATGCTTCAAAACCCAAACCTATTGGTCATGGATGAACCTACCAACCACTTGGATCTGGAGTCGATTACTGCTTTCAACAATGCCGTAGTGGAGTTTACGGGAACTGTTCTGATGTCCTCTTATGACCACGCATTTGTTCAATCTTCTGCCAACAGAATCGTGGAATTTACCCCAAATGGAACGATTGATAGAAGAATGCCTTATGATGATTATTTAAACTCTGAGGAAATTAAAGCGATCAGAGAAAAAATGTACGGAACTAGTTAA